The Pedococcus dokdonensis region ACATCCAGGTGTGCAGCCGCTCGCCGGCGTGGCCGAACGGTGCCTCGAGGGACTGCGGCTCGCCGGTGGCGAAGCCGTCGAGCGAGATCGACAGGTTGTGGACGCGGGTCAGTGACATGGGAGCTCCTCAGGTGGTGGCGTGGTGGTCGACACAGGGGCCGGCGGTCGGCCGCGCCTCGAGCCGAGCGGGTGGGGTGGGTTGGCCGGATACACCGTCGGGCGCGGCTCGCAGGCGCTGTGCGACGGCGTCGTCATCCATGCAGGGTCGGACGGTAGATGAGCTCCTGGATGTCGCGGTCCAGCGTTCGCTGCTCGACCAGCTCGAGGTCGAAGTCCTCGGCGCCTGCGAAGACCGGGTCGACCCCGTTGCGACCGGTCACGACCGGGAAGAGCGTCACCTGGACGAAGTCGACCAGGCCGGCGGCCATCAGCGCACGGTTCATCGCGAGGCTGCCGTGTGAGCGCAACGGCACGGCGGACTCCGCCTTGAGACGCGCCACCACGTCGAGCGCGTCCTCGCGGGCGATCGTCACGTCCGGCCAGTCGAGGGGACCGTCGAGGGTCGAGGACACGACGGTGGCCGGTGTGTTGACCATCGCGGTCACCCATGGGTCGCGGACGTCGGAGTCCTCGGTGCTGCCGGCGAGCATCTCGATGAACGCCGTGAAGGTGGTGGCCCCGAAGACCATGTGCAGGTCCTGGTCGTAGGTCTCCAGCCGGCGGGCCAGGAGCTCGGGGCCCTGCTTGCCCCAGTAGCCGGTCCAGTCGCCGGTTGCGGCACCGAAGCCGTCGAGGCTGCTGAAGACGTCGAAGGTGTAGGTGGCGGTCATGGCTCTCCCGGTCGGAGGTGGGTGGTGGGTCACCGGTGCAGACCGGCGACCGCGGCCGAACTCATCGTGGCCCATCCCGCCGACAGCCGCCCTGGCGGCGCGAACCGGCAGGCCTTCGTCCGCTTCCCGTGCGAGGCTGCCGGCATGACGTCGACAGGGCCCGAGCTCTCGGTCTCCTGGGCGCAGGCACTCGCCTGGCGCCTGCAGCGACAGCTCCTCGACCCGGTGGGGTCGGAGTCTGTCGCCGGGGTGGTGCGACGGCTGGGGGCCGTGCCGTCGATGGACGAGTGGCTGGCCGAGGTGGCGGTGCGCACGCGACGCACCACATCCCGCTCCGGGGAGCTGGCCCGGGCACTGGCGACGGGAACGGTGGTGAAGGTCTTCGCGTTCCGCGGCGCGGTGCACTACCTGGCGCCTGAGGATGCCGGGGTCTACCTCTCCCTGCGCTGTGCAGGTCGGCAGTGGGAGCTGCCCAGCTGGGTCGACCACTACCGTCTGCGACCGGAGGACTGGCCCGCCTTCCGGGCGGCGGTGCGCGCGGCGCTGGACGGTGGTCCGCTGACCCTCCCGGAGCTCGGCGCGGCGCTGACGAGGCACCCGGCATACCGCCACCTGGAGGCTGTCTTCGACGACGGTGCCGGCACGCTGATCAAGCCGCTCACCTGGCAGGGCGACATGGGGTTCGGGCCTCCTCGCGACGGCAGGGCGACCTTCCAGCGGCTGGACGCCAACCCGCGCTGGAAGGGTCTCCCGGACCTCGACGTCGCGGGCCCGGAGGCGATCAGGGCCTACCTGCGCACCTACGGGCCGGCGACACCGGAGCACGTGC contains the following coding sequences:
- a CDS encoding dihydrofolate reductase family protein; this encodes MTATYTFDVFSSLDGFGAATGDWTGYWGKQGPELLARRLETYDQDLHMVFGATTFTAFIEMLAGSTEDSDVRDPWVTAMVNTPATVVSSTLDGPLDWPDVTIAREDALDVVARLKAESAVPLRSHGSLAMNRALMAAGLVDFVQVTLFPVVTGRNGVDPVFAGAEDFDLELVEQRTLDRDIQELIYRPTLHG
- a CDS encoding DNA glycosylase AlkZ-like family protein — translated: MTSTGPELSVSWAQALAWRLQRQLLDPVGSESVAGVVRRLGAVPSMDEWLAEVAVRTRRTTSRSGELARALATGTVVKVFAFRGAVHYLAPEDAGVYLSLRCAGRQWELPSWVDHYRLRPEDWPAFRAAVRAALDGGPLTLPELGAALTRHPAYRHLEAVFDDGAGTLIKPLTWQGDMGFGPPRDGRATFQRLDANPRWKGLPDLDVAGPEAIRAYLRTYGPATPEHVHYWLGSGLSAGRKRLDRWWGELGDQLVPVDVDGTTAYAVRADVDALVAAEPSDAVRFLPGHDQWVLGPGTKDPHVTPPARREAMTRKANPVIRGGVVSGTWQRRGDELTVTWLAGGRRPIAAIEAEAQRLAPVLGDLRLKVTS